The window AAATTCAAAATTTAGAATTCAAAATTTTATAAAACTTAACCTTTTTCAATTCAAAATTCAAAATTTAGAATTCAAAATTTCTTAAATACTATTTTTGCACTAAGTAATGGAAGATACTATAATAATGCAGTAATATAAAACTGCCAATAGGCAGTATAATCTAAGGTTAGGTTCAAAAAGGAGGAACAAAATGGGCAAGGTAAGATTTACTTACTGGCAAGATGAAGATATGTGGCTGGGGTACTTGGAGGACTATCCTGACTACATGACGCAGGGAGAAACACTTGAAGAGTTAGAAGAAAATTTGAAAGATATCTATAAGGAAGTGACGAGTGGAAGTATTCCCTGTGTTCGGAAAATGGCAGAACTGGAAGTTGCATGAAGAGAATCGATCTAATAAAGAAACTTCAAGAAATGGGCTGTATGCTAATCCGGCCTGGTAGAAGACACGATTGGTACCAGAATCCAGAGACCAAAATATCTCAGCCTGTTCCCCGACACAGGGAAATTAAAGACCAGTTGGCAAAGCACATTATTAAGATGCTTTCTAAAAGAACCTAACAAATCGCTGCACCTGACCCTCGCTTCGCTCGGGCAGGTGAGCTCAATCGTTATACGGCGTTAAGATGACATGAAGATTCGACCTGTCACAAAGTTAGATCGTTCTCAATGGATGCGCATGAGATGTGCTCTATGGCCAGGAGATGATTCAACGCACGCAAACGAAATTGATCGTTTCTTTGCTGGGTCCCTTCGGGAGCCTGAAACAGTGCTTGTTGCTGATGAAGATGGTGTTCTCAAAGGATTTATTGAAGTTTCAATAAGGGCTTATGCTGAAGGATGTGTTACTGACAGGGTTGCTTACTTAGAGGGGTTGTATGTTGAAGAGGAAGCTCGGGGCCAAGGGATTAGCCGAGCACTTGTTGCAGCCGCAGAGGATTGGGCTCGAAGTAAAGGTTGTATTGAGTTTGCTTCTGATGCTGAACTTGACAATGAGGTCAGCGTTAGAATTCACAAGGCTCTGGGTTTTGAAGAGGTAGGGCAAATTCGTTGCTTCCGTAAATCGCTAGAGAAATAATTTAATGCCATATAACCCATTGCTGCAGCCGACCGCCAAAGGCGGCAGGTGAGCTCAATCGTTAGGCAGTTAAGATTGAACTAAACAGAGGTGTAATCAGTGAATATCGAAATTGAACGGGAAGAAGATGGTAGGTGGATAGCTGAAGTACCTGATCTACCTGGTGTGATGGCGTATGGAGAGACTAAAGAGGATGCTATCTCCAAGGTTGAAGCTTTATCCTTGCGGGTAATGGCCAATCGGCTCGAACATGGAGAGGAAATTCCAGAACTCCGTGGTGTTTTTATAGTGCCAGCATGAATCAATGGCCATCAACCAAAGCACAAAAGGTTCTATCTGCTTTGTTGCGAATCGGCTGGACGATCAAGCGTCAAGCTGGGACATCACACCGTGTTTTATCTCGCTCTGGCTGGCCAGATTTCATTTTTGCCTTTCATGATCGAGAGGAAATCGGCCCTCGCATGTTAGCGCGCATCGCTAAACATACTGGACTTACACCTGAGGGTGGTAAGTATGTCTATACCCATCTGGGAAAATTTTAAAAAAATCTTGACAATGATTTATTTTTAGATAAAAATTAAGCTATGGATTTTTTATTGGAACTCGGAGTAGAGGAGATTCCAGCCCTATGGATTGATAAGGCATTGGAGCAATTAAAGGAAAAGATGCAAACTTTCCTTGAAAATGAAGGGATTGCCTTTAAGTCTATAAA is drawn from bacterium and contains these coding sequences:
- a CDS encoding type II toxin-antitoxin system HicB family antitoxin, with product MNIEIEREEDGRWIAEVPDLPGVMAYGETKEDAISKVEALSLRVMANRLEHGEEIPELRGVFIVPA
- a CDS encoding type II toxin-antitoxin system HicA family toxin → MNQWPSTKAQKVLSALLRIGWTIKRQAGTSHRVLSRSGWPDFIFAFHDREEIGPRMLARIAKHTGLTPEGGKYVYTHLGKF
- a CDS encoding type II toxin-antitoxin system HicB family antitoxin, giving the protein MGKVRFTYWQDEDMWLGYLEDYPDYMTQGETLEELEENLKDIYKEVTSGSIPCVRKMAELEVA
- a CDS encoding type II toxin-antitoxin system HicA family toxin — translated: MKRIDLIKKLQEMGCMLIRPGRRHDWYQNPETKISQPVPRHREIKDQLAKHIIKMLSKRT
- the aac(6') gene encoding aminoglycoside 6'-N-acetyltransferase; translation: MKIRPVTKLDRSQWMRMRCALWPGDDSTHANEIDRFFAGSLREPETVLVADEDGVLKGFIEVSIRAYAEGCVTDRVAYLEGLYVEEEARGQGISRALVAAAEDWARSKGCIEFASDAELDNEVSVRIHKALGFEEVGQIRCFRKSLEK